Proteins encoded together in one Labrus bergylta chromosome 20, fLabBer1.1, whole genome shotgun sequence window:
- the pkia gene encoding cAMP-dependent protein kinase inhibitor alpha, producing the protein MSDVEATFEDFIASRRSGRRNAIHEIPDAPGAQGPADLSQSLAQLNINKSGDEGGDTEKSQDTPAKEEETQAEGS; encoded by the exons ATGTCGGATGTGGAGGCGACCTTTGAGGACTTCATCGCCTCTCGAAGGTCCGGCCGCAGGAATGCCATCCATGAAATACCAGACGCCCCTGGGGCACAGGGACCCGCTGACCTGTCACAGAGTCTGGCACAACTTAACATCAACAAGTCAG GAGATGAAGGTGGAGACACAGAGAAGAGCCAGGACACTCCAGCTAAAGAAGAGGAGACACAAGCTGAGGGCAGCTAG
- the zc2hc1a gene encoding zinc finger C2HC domain-containing protein 1A isoform X1: protein MEEFEDAEAPPAEDLVQCHICQRSFFPKVLEKHAKICQKSVVKRRKTFDSSRQRAEGTDISVLKPIKPKSHSSSTEKAEPPKKPSNWRKKHEDFIATIRAAKNITQAMKDGGPLPPPPPPTYDPDYVQCPFCERRFNESAADRHIKFCQEKAARMPNKGKLGDAKKPPARTESKPPALVKKMNSPAVSTIPSASSRLPQRSGLGQPSGIPSSRTTSAGIVRNNPSGCATPPSGVGGKTRGVGSGYGPVRNSPSGTAPNKKKVDTYISRNDVDGSNDIANGGMKSKFCHACGTRFPVESAKFCCECGVKRMCL from the exons ATGGAGGAATTTGAAG aCGCAGAGGCTCCTCCTGCAGAGGATCTGGTCCAGTGCCACATTTGTCAAAGATCTTTTTTCCCTAAAGTcttg GAGAAGCATGCTAAAATCTGTCAAAAGTCAGTAGTCAAAAGAAGGAAGACTTTTGACTCCAGTAGACAGAGAGCTGAGGGAACAGACATCTCCGTACTCAAACCTATCAAACCAAAG TCACACAGTTCATCCACTGAGAAA GCAGAACCCCCTAAGAAGCCATCCAATTGGCGCAAGAAACATGAGGACTTCATAGCTACCATCCGGGCTGCAAAGAACATCACTCAGGCTATGAAAGATGGGGGGCCATtacccccacctcctcctcctacttATGACCCAG ACTATGTTCAGTGCCCTTTCTGTGAGCGGCGGTTCAATGAGAGCGCAGCTGACAGACACATCAAGTTCTGCCAGGAGAAAGCCGCCCGTATGCCAAACAAGGGCAAGTTAGGAGATGCAAAGAAGCCTCCTGCACGcacagag TCCAAGCCTCCTGCTTTAGTAAAGAAGATGAACTCTCCTGCTGTGTCGACCATCCCTTCGGCCTCCTCTCGTTTACCCCAGAGATCAGGCCTTGGCCAGCCCTCTG GAATCCCATCTAGTAGGACCACGTCTGCAGGTATAGTGAGGAATAACCCCTCTGGTTGCGCAACCCCTCCATCAGg TGTGGgaggtaagaccagaggagtgGGCTCTGGCTACGGTCCTGTGAGGAACTCGCCGTCTGGGACTGCACCCAACAAGAAGAAAGTAGACACATACATATCAAG GAATGATGTCGATGGCAGTAATGACATTGCAAACGGTGGGATGAAGAGCAAGTTCTGTCATGCTTGTGGGACCAGATTTCCTGTTGAGTCTGCCAAATTCTGCTGCGAGTGTGGTGTCAAGAGGATGTGTCTTTGA
- the zc2hc1a gene encoding zinc finger C2HC domain-containing protein 1A isoform X2 → MEEFEDAEAPPAEDLVQCHICQRSFFPKVLEKHAKICQKSVVKRRKTFDSSRQRAEGTDISVLKPIKPKAEPPKKPSNWRKKHEDFIATIRAAKNITQAMKDGGPLPPPPPPTYDPDYVQCPFCERRFNESAADRHIKFCQEKAARMPNKGKLGDAKKPPARTESKPPALVKKMNSPAVSTIPSASSRLPQRSGLGQPSGIPSSRTTSAGIVRNNPSGCATPPSGVGGKTRGVGSGYGPVRNSPSGTAPNKKKVDTYISRNDVDGSNDIANGGMKSKFCHACGTRFPVESAKFCCECGVKRMCL, encoded by the exons ATGGAGGAATTTGAAG aCGCAGAGGCTCCTCCTGCAGAGGATCTGGTCCAGTGCCACATTTGTCAAAGATCTTTTTTCCCTAAAGTcttg GAGAAGCATGCTAAAATCTGTCAAAAGTCAGTAGTCAAAAGAAGGAAGACTTTTGACTCCAGTAGACAGAGAGCTGAGGGAACAGACATCTCCGTACTCAAACCTATCAAACCAAAG GCAGAACCCCCTAAGAAGCCATCCAATTGGCGCAAGAAACATGAGGACTTCATAGCTACCATCCGGGCTGCAAAGAACATCACTCAGGCTATGAAAGATGGGGGGCCATtacccccacctcctcctcctacttATGACCCAG ACTATGTTCAGTGCCCTTTCTGTGAGCGGCGGTTCAATGAGAGCGCAGCTGACAGACACATCAAGTTCTGCCAGGAGAAAGCCGCCCGTATGCCAAACAAGGGCAAGTTAGGAGATGCAAAGAAGCCTCCTGCACGcacagag TCCAAGCCTCCTGCTTTAGTAAAGAAGATGAACTCTCCTGCTGTGTCGACCATCCCTTCGGCCTCCTCTCGTTTACCCCAGAGATCAGGCCTTGGCCAGCCCTCTG GAATCCCATCTAGTAGGACCACGTCTGCAGGTATAGTGAGGAATAACCCCTCTGGTTGCGCAACCCCTCCATCAGg TGTGGgaggtaagaccagaggagtgGGCTCTGGCTACGGTCCTGTGAGGAACTCGCCGTCTGGGACTGCACCCAACAAGAAGAAAGTAGACACATACATATCAAG GAATGATGTCGATGGCAGTAATGACATTGCAAACGGTGGGATGAAGAGCAAGTTCTGTCATGCTTGTGGGACCAGATTTCCTGTTGAGTCTGCCAAATTCTGCTGCGAGTGTGGTGTCAAGAGGATGTGTCTTTGA